The following proteins come from a genomic window of Halomarina ordinaria:
- a CDS encoding transcription initiation factor IIB family protein: MFRARDQVENEEWLTTLERTADRLDLGAAARSRATDLFLSTLPEAERSKRATLAASVYVGALIEGDRRSQGDVAAAADVSRLTVQKRWKELIEEAGLRRPNW; the protein is encoded by the coding sequence ATGTTCCGCGCGCGCGACCAGGTCGAGAACGAGGAGTGGCTGACGACGCTCGAACGGACGGCCGACCGCCTCGACCTGGGGGCCGCGGCGCGCTCGCGTGCGACCGATCTCTTCCTCTCGACGCTCCCCGAGGCCGAGCGTTCCAAGCGTGCGACGCTCGCCGCGAGCGTCTACGTCGGCGCGCTCATCGAGGGCGACCGGCGCTCGCAGGGCGACGTGGCGGCCGCCGCCGACGTCTCACGGTTGACGGTCCAAAAGCGGTGGAAGGAACTCATCGAGGAGGCGGGGTTACGACGGCCGAACTGGTGA
- a CDS encoding DUF5804 family protein, which produces MTTVCLVGNEDCDLRYELLSRETSREALSTYRLQRPFENSVAVETISLGSAVSLLNDLNWYLVRFAEAALVLEPSVSETEWLSRALAGAIREGSVVPEESGTYLKVYGLARAADAAGDDDESVGDGEGESVGRETDGGLLRPVEPMYVTRTGPTLPEYDLRDVEETLHVRVTEAEFGG; this is translated from the coding sequence ATGACCACGGTCTGTCTCGTCGGGAACGAGGACTGCGACCTGCGCTACGAGTTGCTCTCCCGCGAGACCTCCCGCGAGGCGCTCTCGACCTACCGGCTCCAGCGGCCGTTCGAGAACAGCGTCGCCGTCGAGACCATCAGCCTCGGGAGCGCCGTCTCGCTGCTCAACGACCTCAACTGGTACCTCGTGCGGTTCGCGGAGGCGGCGCTCGTCCTCGAACCCTCCGTGAGCGAGACGGAGTGGCTCTCTCGCGCGCTCGCGGGCGCCATCCGCGAGGGGAGCGTCGTCCCCGAGGAGTCGGGCACCTACCTGAAGGTGTACGGGCTGGCGCGCGCGGCCGACGCGGCTGGGGACGACGACGAGAGCGTGGGAGATGGCGAGGGAGAGAGCGTGGGAAGGGAGACGGACGGGGGGCTCCTCCGCCCGGTCGAACCCATGTACGTCACGCGGACGGGACCGACCCTGCCGGAGTACGACCTCCGCGACGTTGAGGAGACGCTCCACGTGCGCGTCACCGAGGCCGAGTTCGGCGGCTGA
- a CDS encoding winged helix-turn-helix domain-containing protein — MSTDDKNEDATGVRDGSVRERLESEADRAVETLDDGLVDLLTWVLDTETRARIYIYLRERPNSTSEEISDGTGLYPSTVREALAELNDDGKVHRRKRESAGAGNNPYEYVAIAPNDLVTDIVGDVQEELNTVFNLDDALADRRSDARPVRITVERPAEETADDD; from the coding sequence ATGTCCACGGATGACAAGAACGAGGACGCCACGGGCGTCCGAGACGGAAGCGTCCGCGAGCGGCTCGAATCGGAGGCCGACAGGGCCGTCGAGACGCTCGACGACGGACTGGTGGACCTGCTCACGTGGGTCCTCGACACGGAGACGCGCGCCCGCATCTACATCTACCTCCGCGAGCGGCCCAACTCGACGAGCGAGGAGATATCCGACGGGACGGGACTCTACCCGAGTACGGTCCGCGAGGCGCTCGCGGAACTGAACGACGACGGGAAGGTCCACCGACGCAAGCGCGAGTCCGCCGGCGCGGGCAACAACCCCTACGAGTACGTCGCCATCGCCCCGAACGACCTCGTCACGGACATCGTCGGGGACGTCCAGGAGGAACTGAACACGGTGTTCAACCTCGACGACGCGCTCGCGGACCGCCGGAGCGACGCGCGCCCGGTCCGCATCACCGTCGAGCGGCCCGCGGAGGAGACGGCGGACGACGACTGA
- a CDS encoding phosphopantetheine adenylyltransferase, which yields MNVALGGTFDPVHDGHRALFERAFELGDVTVGLTSDELAPKTRNEERHVKSYEERHAALKRELAPLAERHDREFEIRRLDEPTGIATEEPDFDYLVVSPETTRGAQEVNDIRATKGLDPLDVVVVDHVPAEDGERISSTRIVRGEIDEHGNRTPEASGRPAPHEQGR from the coding sequence ATGAATGTCGCGCTCGGGGGGACGTTTGATCCGGTGCACGACGGCCATCGAGCACTGTTCGAGCGGGCGTTCGAACTCGGTGACGTCACGGTCGGCCTGACCAGCGACGAACTGGCACCGAAGACGCGCAACGAGGAACGCCACGTCAAGTCCTACGAGGAGCGCCACGCGGCGCTGAAGCGCGAACTCGCGCCGCTCGCGGAGCGACACGACCGCGAGTTCGAGATACGTCGCCTCGACGAACCCACCGGCATCGCCACGGAGGAACCCGACTTCGACTACCTCGTCGTCTCGCCGGAGACCACCCGCGGCGCCCAGGAGGTCAACGACATCCGGGCGACGAAGGGCCTCGACCCGCTCGACGTCGTGGTCGTCGACCACGTCCCCGCCGAGGACGGCGAGCGAATCTCCTCGACGCGCATCGTCCGCGGCGAGATAGACGAACACGGCAACCGCACCCCCGAGGCGTCCGGTCGACCGGCCCCCCACGAACAGGGACGCTGA
- the fer gene encoding ferredoxin Fer, with the protein MESPSDVLGIDTEADDEEVERAYRRRVLEAHPDHGGSAAEFQQVRRAYRRLQDGEDPAALDVELDGDAADTDSERDATGEEDDGDGESDDESEEVGVTVEYLNYEVLRDHGWELNDDDLFEKAAAADLDPADHGQFSVHPSDYLLESAEECGFTWPYACRGGACSNCAVAVVEGEIPMPSGHILPPEMIDRGIRLSCITAPITENTKLVYNVKHLPGLDELRLTPSRFDQSHLND; encoded by the coding sequence GTGGAGTCCCCGTCCGACGTTCTAGGGATAGACACCGAGGCAGACGATGAGGAAGTCGAACGTGCGTACCGCAGACGGGTCCTCGAGGCCCACCCGGACCACGGCGGGTCCGCCGCGGAGTTCCAGCAGGTCCGGCGCGCCTATCGACGACTCCAGGACGGCGAGGACCCGGCCGCGCTGGACGTCGAACTCGACGGCGACGCGGCCGACACCGACTCGGAGCGCGACGCGACCGGGGAGGAAGACGACGGTGACGGGGAGAGCGACGACGAGAGCGAGGAGGTGGGCGTCACCGTGGAGTACCTCAACTACGAGGTGCTGCGGGACCACGGCTGGGAGTTGAACGACGACGACCTCTTCGAGAAGGCGGCCGCCGCCGACCTCGACCCGGCCGACCACGGCCAGTTCTCGGTCCACCCCTCCGACTACCTCCTCGAATCCGCCGAGGAGTGCGGGTTCACCTGGCCCTACGCCTGTCGCGGCGGCGCCTGTAGCAACTGCGCGGTCGCCGTCGTGGAAGGCGAGATTCCGATGCCGAGCGGTCACATCCTCCCGCCGGAGATGATAGACCGCGGCATCCGCCTCTCGTGTATCACCGCGCCCATCACCGAGAACACGAAACTCGTCTACAACGTCAAACACCTCCCCGGCCTCGACGAACTCCGGTTGACGCCGAGTCGGTTCGACCAGTCGCACCTGAACGACTGA
- a CDS encoding glutamate--cysteine ligase, with product MELGSADAFDRMGTLGIEEEFFVVDERGRPTSGTDELVYETDPPAVLRDRLDHELFKCVIETQTPTLDSLSDARTALRDVREALVAHAEAHGYGVAAAGLHPAATWRELEHAEKPRYRTQLERIQYPQHRNTTAGLHVHVGVDDADKATWVANELRWHLPVMLALSANSPFWDGYDTGLASARAKVFEGLPNTGMPTAFDSFAEYLELERLMVETDSISDRGELWYDVRPHSGHGTVEVRTPDGQADREHVLAFVEYVHALVTDLAERYEDHPDPWAESRHRRAGFQHRRETLDENKWRAMRWGHEASFIDRDCEGTCTLGEAVDRTCDRLGVDGVRRVYDAESGATRQRRLLRERGFDALCESLRL from the coding sequence ATGGAACTGGGGTCCGCCGACGCGTTCGACCGGATGGGGACGCTCGGCATCGAGGAGGAGTTCTTCGTCGTCGACGAGCGCGGACGGCCCACCTCCGGGACGGACGAACTCGTCTACGAGACGGACCCCCCGGCGGTGCTCCGCGACCGACTCGACCACGAACTATTCAAGTGCGTCATCGAGACGCAGACGCCGACGCTCGACTCCCTCTCGGACGCGCGGACGGCCCTCCGCGACGTGCGCGAGGCGCTGGTCGCCCACGCCGAGGCCCACGGCTACGGCGTCGCGGCGGCGGGCCTCCACCCGGCGGCCACCTGGCGCGAACTCGAACACGCGGAGAAACCGCGCTACCGCACCCAGTTGGAGCGCATCCAGTACCCCCAGCACCGGAACACGACGGCCGGCCTGCACGTCCACGTCGGCGTCGACGACGCGGACAAGGCGACCTGGGTGGCGAACGAACTGCGCTGGCACCTCCCCGTGATGCTCGCGCTCTCGGCGAACTCGCCGTTCTGGGACGGCTACGACACCGGCCTCGCCTCCGCGCGGGCGAAGGTATTCGAGGGCTTGCCGAACACCGGGATGCCGACGGCGTTCGACTCCTTCGCGGAGTACCTCGAACTCGAACGGCTGATGGTCGAGACCGACTCCATCAGCGACCGCGGGGAACTGTGGTACGACGTCCGGCCTCACTCCGGCCACGGGACGGTCGAGGTCCGGACGCCGGACGGGCAGGCCGACCGGGAACACGTCCTCGCGTTCGTCGAGTACGTCCACGCGCTCGTGACGGACCTCGCCGAGCGCTACGAGGACCACCCCGACCCGTGGGCGGAGAGCCGTCACCGCCGGGCGGGGTTCCAGCACCGCCGCGAGACGCTCGACGAGAACAAGTGGCGCGCGATGCGCTGGGGGCACGAGGCGTCGTTCATCGACCGCGACTGCGAGGGGACCTGCACCCTCGGGGAGGCGGTCGACCGGACCTGCGACCGCCTCGGCGTCGACGGCGTCCGCCGGGTGTACGACGCCGAGAGCGGCGCCACCCGACAGCGTCGTCTCCTGCGCGAACGGGGGTTCGACGCGCTGTGTGAGTCGCTCCGCCTCTAA
- a CDS encoding mandelate racemase/muconate lactonizing enzyme family protein → MQISSVEAIPIHRELDERIAIAQKWISSREYCLVRVTTDEGVTGWGECWGPVAGNREIVEEYVAPWLEGRDVRNVEQIHDDLVFKLTGSYHSYTPASVVGGVDIALWDAYGKSLGLPVSDLLGGRRRDSVRAYATGHFWTEVDDFETLKERVVAEATGHVDAGFDALKNKIGFQRHPDFPWGWREDVELVAAIREAVGDDVRLMTDANHAYDLATARRVGERLSDLGVYWLEEPVRPHAVDNYALLNRELDVPLAGGECWAFEHEFARVLDAGAVGVTQPDVTSAGGLTSTRRVATLSDAHNVQCIPHVFGSAVALAASLQVLATIPGEPMLEFDRTPNPIRDDLAVDPVTNDGNSVPIPDAPGIGVDVDPDVLDSFRMD, encoded by the coding sequence GTGCAAATCTCTAGCGTAGAGGCGATTCCGATTCACCGCGAGCTGGACGAGCGAATCGCCATCGCGCAGAAGTGGATATCGAGCCGGGAGTACTGTCTCGTCAGGGTCACGACCGACGAGGGCGTCACCGGGTGGGGCGAGTGCTGGGGGCCGGTCGCCGGCAACCGCGAAATCGTCGAGGAGTACGTCGCACCCTGGCTGGAGGGCCGGGACGTGCGGAACGTCGAGCAGATTCACGACGACCTCGTGTTCAAGCTGACCGGGTCGTACCACTCCTACACCCCGGCGAGCGTCGTCGGCGGGGTCGACATCGCCCTCTGGGACGCCTACGGCAAGTCCCTCGGTCTGCCCGTCTCGGACCTGCTCGGCGGGCGCCGTCGCGACAGCGTCCGGGCGTACGCGACCGGTCACTTCTGGACCGAGGTCGACGACTTCGAGACGCTGAAGGAGCGGGTCGTGGCGGAGGCGACCGGGCACGTCGACGCCGGCTTCGACGCGCTGAAGAACAAGATCGGCTTCCAGCGCCACCCCGACTTCCCGTGGGGGTGGCGCGAAGACGTCGAACTCGTCGCCGCCATCCGCGAGGCCGTCGGCGACGACGTCCGCCTGATGACCGACGCCAACCACGCCTACGACCTCGCGACGGCCCGCCGGGTCGGCGAGCGACTGAGCGACCTCGGCGTCTACTGGCTCGAAGAACCCGTCCGCCCGCACGCCGTCGACAACTACGCGCTGCTCAACCGGGAACTCGACGTCCCGCTGGCGGGTGGCGAGTGCTGGGCGTTCGAACACGAGTTCGCGCGCGTCCTCGACGCCGGCGCCGTCGGCGTGACCCAGCCGGACGTGACGAGCGCGGGGGGACTCACCTCGACTCGGCGCGTCGCCACGCTCTCGGACGCCCACAACGTCCAGTGCATCCCCCATGTCTTCGGCAGCGCCGTCGCGCTCGCCGCCAGCCTCCAGGTGCTCGCGACCATCCCCGGCGAACCGATGCTCGAGTTCGACCGCACGCCCAACCCCATCCGCGACGACCTGGCGGTCGACCCGGTCACGAACGACGGGAACTCGGTTCCCATCCCCGACGCTCCGGGCATCGGTGTCGACGTCGACCCCGACGTGCTCGACTCGTTCCGGATGGACTGA
- the dacZ gene encoding diadenylate cyclase DacZ, producing the protein MSALGDLLDGIVEGVDVVFLFSPSASTYDQFVESEESDDAEAVVVALDNTVDAAQFVELPLAFAEVTERIRFGLEGALDRGYVEEGDSVACATKLFDETIDTVTRVRVGEFAHSGVYDLFTNSRAEPEVIRDVLDVVIELGRKGQKGKPVGALFVVGDAGKVMNKSRSLSYNPFEKSHVHVGDPIVTVMLKEFSRLDGAFVISDSGKIVSAYRYLEPSAEGVDIPKGLGTRHMAAGAITRDTNAIAIVLSESDGLVRAFSGGELIFELDPEEY; encoded by the coding sequence ATGTCTGCGCTGGGTGACCTGCTGGACGGCATCGTTGAGGGTGTCGACGTCGTGTTTCTCTTCTCACCGAGCGCCTCTACGTACGACCAGTTCGTCGAATCGGAGGAATCGGACGACGCGGAGGCCGTCGTCGTCGCACTCGACAACACCGTCGACGCGGCACAGTTCGTCGAACTCCCTCTCGCGTTCGCCGAGGTGACCGAGCGTATCCGCTTCGGACTGGAAGGCGCGCTCGACCGGGGGTACGTCGAGGAGGGCGACAGCGTCGCCTGCGCGACGAAGCTCTTCGACGAGACCATCGACACGGTGACGCGCGTCAGGGTCGGCGAGTTCGCCCACTCGGGCGTCTACGACCTGTTCACCAACTCCCGGGCCGAACCGGAGGTCATCCGGGACGTCCTCGACGTGGTCATCGAACTCGGGCGCAAGGGCCAGAAGGGCAAGCCCGTCGGCGCGCTGTTCGTCGTCGGCGACGCCGGCAAGGTGATGAACAAGTCCCGTTCGCTGTCGTACAACCCCTTCGAGAAGTCCCACGTCCACGTCGGCGACCCCATCGTGACCGTGATGCTGAAGGAGTTCTCGCGGCTCGACGGCGCGTTCGTCATCAGCGACTCGGGGAAGATCGTCTCCGCCTACCGCTACCTCGAACCCTCCGCCGAGGGCGTCGACATCCCGAAGGGTCTCGGCACGCGCCACATGGCCGCCGGCGCCATCACCCGCGACACGAACGCCATCGCCATCGTCCTCTCGGAGAGCGACGGCCTCGTCCGGGCGTTCAGCGGCGGCGAACTGATATTCGAACTCGACCCGGAGGAGTACTGA